The genome window CTAGTACCCAAGCTTCGTAGTCATTGATAACATGCTAGATTCCACGGATGAGAATAAAAAAAAGCAACAAGCCATATGACAAtggaatttgacaaaaaaaaaaaaaaaaaaaaaggaaggaaggaagtgGATAGTGCGTACTTCTTGGTTAACTATAAAAAGAATAGGAGACCAAGACCAGTAGGACACCTTAACATAACTTCATTTGGCTACCTATCAAAAAATGCAATGGAGATCCTAAGAAGCAATGCCATGTTTCTGATTCTGCTACTTTTTGTGGCCAGCATAGCAGGCATTCAAGGGGACTCAATAACCTGCTACAGTCGAAACAGCCCTTGTTTTCTCGAGTGGGTCAATTGTCCATCTGAATGTCCTTCAAAGTCAGCAACAAGCACTAAATCTAAAGTTTGCTACCTGAActgtaacaaaaaaaaatgccagGCAGAATGCAAGAGTAAGACATCCATTCTCCTAAGCAACTTGCTCCCGCTTATGTTTCATATGATCTGAATCTTTGATTGTCCATTTTGATATTGACATCTTTTATCACTAACAGGCAAGAAACCAAATTGTGGTACTCCTGGAGCAGCATGCTTGGATCCCCGCTTCATTGGTGGAGATGGGATTGTCTTCTACTTCCATGGTAAGAAGAATGAACATTTCAGCTTGGTCTCAGATACCAATCTCCAGATTAATGCCCGATTCATTGGTCTAAGGCCAGCTGGTAGATCACGAGATTACACCTGGATTCAAGCACTTGGACTTCTTTTTGATTCCCATACTTTCTCTGTTGAGGCCACCAAGGCAACAACATGGGACGCTGATGTAGACCTCCTGAAACTTTCCTATGATGGAATGGAGCTTGAAATCCT of Coffea arabica cultivar ET-39 chromosome 5c, Coffea Arabica ET-39 HiFi, whole genome shotgun sequence contains these proteins:
- the LOC113718046 gene encoding uncharacterized protein, with protein sequence MEILRSNAMFLILLLFVASIAGIQGDSITCYSRNSPCFLEWVNCPSECPSKSATSTKSKVCYLNCNKKKCQAECKSKKPNCGTPGAACLDPRFIGGDGIVFYFHGKKNEHFSLVSDTNLQINARFIGLRPAGRSRDYTWIQALGLLFDSHTFSVEATKATTWDADVDLLKLSYDGMELEILEGYSSVWQSTDNAIGVERTSNKNSAVITIPEVAEISVNVVPVTKEDDRIHNYQIPSDDCFAHLEVQFRFFGLSSKVEGVLGKTYQPDFVNPAKPGVAMPVMGGEDKYRTTSLLSTDCKGCMFSSAGPLNAEDSLVMNYGSLDCTGGSSSGNGIVCRK